DNA from Krasilnikovia cinnamomea:
GAACGAGTGCCCGGCGGCCGGGTACTCCTTGACGTCGTGCGGCACCCCGGCCCGGGTCAGCGCGGCGGTCAGTTTGGGGGCCGACCCGCGCAGCCAGTCGCGACCCGCGTAGCTGGCCACCACCGGGCAGGCGCCCGCCATGGTGCCGTCCAGGTCGCGAGGCAACTCGCCGTAGTTCGGCGCGGCGGCGTCGTAACGGCCCGTGCCGGCCAGCATCAGCGCGAAGTTGCCACCGAGGCAGAAGCCGATGACCCCAACCTTGCCGGTGCACTGCGGCGAGGCGGTGAGCCAGCCCCGGCCCGTCTCCAGATCCGTGAACGCCCGGCCCTCGCCACGCCGGGCGGCGCGCACCGTCGAGACCAGGCAGCGCCGCATACCGCCGGCGCTGTAGAGGTCGATCGCGAGGGTCAGGTATCCGGCGGCGGCGAGCCGGTCGGCGTGGCGCAGCACCACGTCGGTGAGCCCGAAGGACTCGTGGATCACCAGCATGCCCGGCCACGGTCCGTCGCCGGGCGGCGTGGCCACGTATGCGCGCAGCGTCGGGGAGCCGGCGTTGGCCGCGCTCGCCTCGCTCAGATCGACGAATCCCATTGTGATCATCCTAGTGACGCGCGGCGCGGGTGGACATGACCCGCGGCAGGTTCTGCCCTTGCGGGCAATGACCGGGCCACCGTGGAACGGCCCCGCATACGGTGACCGCAGGTTGATCGGTCGCAGCCCGCGGGCGGCCACCGATCGCGCCGAGAAGATCCTCACCGGACTCGCCCCCGGCCCACTGAGCCCGCGCCATTCCCCGGACCGAAGGCGCGGTCCGGGGAATGGCCCGAAGCTCGATCAACCGAATCGCACCACCGCCCTACTGAATAGGCGCGAACCGGACTATCGGGCATCATTCCGTGCGACGTTGAACTGAGGGCGAACACATTTGCACGGAATTGTCGGGCGAAAGGGCCACCGGCGGACGGATCTCGGCCGTTCGCGGCGATCCCGGTCAGGACGGCGACGGTCACGGCGCCGCCGGGCCGGACCGTGCGGGACCCGGAGGCCCGCGCCCGTGCGGGCGCCCCCGGGCGGTCGCCCCAGGGGAGGGGGCGACCGCCCGGGACGGCCGCCCGACCAGCTACCGGGCGCGGAATTGACGCGAACGATTACCCATCGGCACCCACCGGATACGGCTGCCGGTTTCCCCGGTACGGCATCATGCGTACGCGGTGAGGGCGCACAGCCGGTCGCCACATTGACGCCGATGCGTTCTCGAGTGCGATTCCCCGCCTTCGCCCGGCGTCGTGGCTGTGGCGAAGGACACCGCGCGGCACCCCCCGAACGCCTCCCCGGGCCCCTCGAGGGCACCCGATGGGCACCTTCTGAGCCGACATCCATGTCGCGCCGGATCGCGCGGTTCCGTCGATATGCCCGGCTCGTCACCGAAGATCTTCCCGTTGATCATGCGTCCTGCCGTGGCGCTTCCCGCGACACGCCGCCGAGCACGAAACCCGCCCGAAACACTTGACCGGAGGGTTGGCAAATCCGATGCAAGTACCGTGGGCACTATGGCCGTTACACCATGTGATGAAGAGCGACGCCTACCCGACATAACGGTCAGGCGAAAAGTCCGCCTTCTCGCTGGTCCTTGGTGTTTGATCGTTATGTGTGGTGGGGACTTGTGACGGCGATCATGGCCCATCGCACCTGAGCTGTTATTCATTCGATGCGTCAACTCATTTCCTAAGGCCCACTTGCCGACTACGTTCCAAGCGCAGCGTCCGAATACCTCTCACGCACGACGCACGTGGAGGTGTCGTGTCCCATGGAGGTGACTAACGCGTGGAACCGATGATTGAGGAAGCCGATCTCACGAGGACCGGCCTACCGTCCGGCTCGGGACCCACGTCCGCCGCGAACTCCGCGACGGAGAAGAAGACCGGCAAGACCCGGGGCAAGTCCCCGACCGGCATCGCCCTGGCGCGCCTCCGCAAGGACAAGGTCGCCGTCGTCTGCGCGAGCATCTTCATCTTCTTCGTGCTGATCGCGATCTTCGCGCCGCTGCTGGCCAAGCTGGAGGGCCAGGACCCGACGACGTACCACCTGGATCTGATCGACGACTACGGCTTCCCCACCATCGGGCCCACCAGCGAGCACTGGTTCGGCGTCGAGCCACGCACGGGCCGCGACCTGTTCGCCCGGTTCGTCTACGGGGCCCGGCCGTCCCTGCTGGTCGCGGGTACGGTCACGATCGTCACCACGATTGTCGGTGTGATCGTCGGCCTGATCACCGGCTTCCTGGGCGGTTGGATCGACCGGACCCTCTCCTGGGTCATCGACTTCGTCCTGAGCCTGCCGTACCTGCTGTTCGCGATCGCCGTCCCGGCTGCGCTGCTGGCGGTGTTCATCGGCGCCGACGCGGAGAACGCCTCCGCCGAGGACGTGGCCACGGTGCGCTTCTACTCCCTGATCATCGTCCTGTCGTTCTTCGGCTGGGCGAGCCTCGCCCGGCTGATCCGCGGCGAGGTGCTGTCCCTGCGCGAGCGTGAGTTCATCTCCGCCGCGAAGGTGCTCGGCGTACCCACTCGCAAGGTGTTGTTCAAGGAACTGCTGCCCAACCTGGTGGCGCCCATCGTCATCTCAGTCTCGATGGCGCTGCCCAGCTACATCGTCACGGAGGCGGGCCTGACCTTCCTCGGCGTCGGTCTCTCGGAGCCCACGCCGTCCTGGGGTCTGACCATCGCCGCGGCGCAGAACTTCTATCGGGCCGATCCGCTGTACCTGTGGATCCCGGTCCTGGCCATCACGATCCTGGTCCTGGCACTGAGCCTGCTCGGTGACGCAGTCCGTGACGCATTCGATCCCCGCACCCGACGGTGACGTGGTGACGCCCAGTATGAGAAGAGGAGATATGGCAAGGCGACTTAACGTGGCCGTCGCGGCGACCGCCGCCGTGGCCCTTGGCCTGACCGGCTGCAGCAGCCCGTCATCGAACAACGAGAACTCGGGCAACAAGGCCGACACCGGCAAGATCACGCAGCAGCAGAACGCGCTCGACCCGAACGCCAAGGGCCCGGCTCCCGAGGTCCCCGGCGCTCGCAAGGGCGGCACCCTGCAGGTGGTCGCGCAGACCACCCCGAACACGTTCGACCCGACGGACATCTACTACGTCGACTCGAACGAGATCGGCAAGCTGCTGTTCCGTACCCCGACGCAGTTCGACATCCGCAACGGCAAGCCGACCCTCGTGCCGGACCTCACGGACCTCGGCACCGTCTCGGCCGACAAGCTGACGTGGACGTTCAAGATGCAGCCGGGCATCAAGTACGAGGACGGCACCCCGATCAAGGTCGAGGACCTGGCGTACGCGATCAAGCGCTCCTTCGCGCACGACATCTACGCCAACGGCCCGTCCTACCAGATGCAGTTCTTCAAGGACGGCGAGAAGTACAAGGGCCCGTACAAGAGCGGCGACAACTACTCCGGCGTGGAGACCCAGGGCACCGACACCCTGATCATCCACCTGGCGAAGCCGTTCTCGGACCTGCCGTTCTACATGACCTTCCCGATGTTCACGCCGATCCCCAAGGCGAAGGACACCAAGCAGGACTACAAGAACCACCCGCTGGCCACCGGCCCGTACATGTTCAAGAGCTACGTCCCGGGCACCTCGCTGAACCTGGTGAAGAACCCGCATTGGGACGCGAACACGGACGCGGCGCGGCACCAGTACCTGGACGGCATCGACTTCGCGTGGGGCGCGGACGCGGTCAAGGCCCAGCAGGCCGTGCTGAACAGCAAGAACCCCAAGGACGCGAGCACGATCAGCTACGACGTTCTCGACGCCACGCTGATCCCGCAGCTCAACGGCGAGAAGAAGTCGCAGCTCGTCCAGGGTGAGAGCCCCTGCACCATCGTCGTGAACATGGACACCCGCAAGATCCCGCTGGAGGTCCGCAAGGCGATCGCCAAGGCGTACCCGAGCGACCAGATCTGGAAGGTCGCGGGCCTCAACGACTACGTGGCGGAGCCGGCCAGCACGGTCCTGCCGCCGTCGGTCCCGGGCTACACCAAGTACGAGCCGCTGCCGGACCTGACC
Protein-coding regions in this window:
- a CDS encoding dienelactone hydrolase family protein — translated: MGFVDLSEASAANAGSPTLRAYVATPPGDGPWPGMLVIHESFGLTDVVLRHADRLAAAGYLTLAIDLYSAGGMRRCLVSTVRAARRGEGRAFTDLETGRGWLTASPQCTGKVGVIGFCLGGNFALMLAGTGRYDAAAPNYGELPRDLDGTMAGACPVVASYAGRDWLRGSAPKLTAALTRAGVPHDVKEYPAAGHSFLNEGPTGPKILWPLMRMAKIGPEPGSAADAWQRIESFFAEHLR
- a CDS encoding ABC transporter permease; this translates as MIEEADLTRTGLPSGSGPTSAANSATEKKTGKTRGKSPTGIALARLRKDKVAVVCASIFIFFVLIAIFAPLLAKLEGQDPTTYHLDLIDDYGFPTIGPTSEHWFGVEPRTGRDLFARFVYGARPSLLVAGTVTIVTTIVGVIVGLITGFLGGWIDRTLSWVIDFVLSLPYLLFAIAVPAALLAVFIGADAENASAEDVATVRFYSLIIVLSFFGWASLARLIRGEVLSLREREFISAAKVLGVPTRKVLFKELLPNLVAPIVISVSMALPSYIVTEAGLTFLGVGLSEPTPSWGLTIAAAQNFYRADPLYLWIPVLAITILVLALSLLGDAVRDAFDPRTRR
- a CDS encoding ABC transporter substrate-binding protein — its product is MARRLNVAVAATAAVALGLTGCSSPSSNNENSGNKADTGKITQQQNALDPNAKGPAPEVPGARKGGTLQVVAQTTPNTFDPTDIYYVDSNEIGKLLFRTPTQFDIRNGKPTLVPDLTDLGTVSADKLTWTFKMQPGIKYEDGTPIKVEDLAYAIKRSFAHDIYANGPSYQMQFFKDGEKYKGPYKSGDNYSGVETQGTDTLIIHLAKPFSDLPFYMTFPMFTPIPKAKDTKQDYKNHPLATGPYMFKSYVPGTSLNLVKNPHWDANTDAARHQYLDGIDFAWGADAVKAQQAVLNSKNPKDASTISYDVLDATLIPQLNGEKKSQLVQGESPCTIVVNMDTRKIPLEVRKAIAKAYPSDQIWKVAGLNDYVAEPASTVLPPSVPGYTKYEPLPDLTGRGTGDPEGAKKLLEAAGKLGFEVSWYFDNTKPQTQQTSQVRADALTKAGFKVKPIGVATADLRAKLSNYDAPVNLGQSPSGWCSDWPSGGSWFPVLFQTHSIADGQSWGMLSDPALDKEINDVANLPADQATAKWAELDKKIMGMYVAIPRYYDKMAVLQGTNVGTTVGDPTMGMPLFTSMYLKS